The following are from one region of the Coffea eugenioides isolate CCC68of chromosome 2, Ceug_1.0, whole genome shotgun sequence genome:
- the LOC113763547 gene encoding aquaporin-like, with protein MAADAGNVYVNMEEESQAAGNRMQPMSTTPVPAQWTADEKKQTAFSLSERLGLDEFLSLNVWRAALGELLGTAVLVFMFDTIVISTLETDVKMPNLILSILLAIIIAILLLAVDPVSGGHINPIVSFSAALIGLISMSRAIIYIIAQCAGGVLGALALKAVVSSNIERTFSLAGCTLTVIAPGPQGPVTKGLEAAQAFWLEAFCSFVFLFASIWILFDRRQRNSIGMIRVFSIIGIVLGLLVFVSTTVTATKGYAGAGMNPARCFGAAVVRGGHLWEGHWIFWAGPAVACLAFYVYTLIIPDDHFHAEGYKHDFFGILRTISGLES; from the exons ATGGCTGCAGATGCTGGAAATGTATACGTTAACATGGAAGAAGAAAGCCAAGCTGCTGGAAATAGAATGCAACCTATGTCTACTACTCCCGT ACCAGCACAGTGGACTGCTGATGAAAAGAAGCAAACAGCTTTCAGCCTGAGTGAAAGGCTAGGCTTGGACGAGTTTCTATCCTTAAAT GTCTGGAGAGCAGCTCTAGGGGAACTTCTTGGCACAGCAGTTTTGGTCTTCATGTTTGACACCATTGTCATATCAACCCTCGAGACCGATGTGAAAATGCCAAACCTGATTTTGTCAATTCTCCTGGCCATTATCATCGCAATTCTTCTACTAGCCGTGGATCCAGTCTCTGGAGGCCACATAAACCCCATCGTCTCATTCTCTGCGGCATTGATCGGTCTTATCTCAATGTCGCGCGCCATAATCTATATCATCGCTCAATGTGCGGGCGGGGTGCTGGGAGCACTAGCACTGAAAGCGGTGGTTAGCAGTAACATCGAAAGAACCTTCTCACTGGCAGGTTGCACCCTTACCGTAATTGCACCAGGACCCCAAGGGCCAGTCACAAAAGGCCTGGAGGCCGCCCAGGCGTTTTGGCTGGAGGCCTTTTGTAGCTTCGTGTTCTTGTTCGCTTCAATCTGGATTTTATTCGACCGTCGTCAGAGAAACTCCATTGGCATGATTCGTGTTTTCTCAATCATCGGAATCGTGCTGGGTCTTCTGGTGTTTGTATCGACGACGGTCACTGCCACTAAGGGTTATGCGGGCGCGGGGATGAACCCTGCCAGGTGTTTTGGTGCAGCAGTTGTTAGAGGAGGCCACCTGTGGGAAGGGCACTGGATATTCTGGGCAGGGCCTGCCGTAGCTTGTCTTGCGTTCTACGTTTACACGCTAATCATTCCTGATGACCATTTTCATGCAGAAGGGTACAAACATGATTTCTTTGGCATCCTAAGGACCATTAGCGGACTGGAAAGTTAA